A single window of Candidatus Eisenbacteria bacterium DNA harbors:
- a CDS encoding transglycosylase domain-containing protein, translating to MRRALVIAGILVAMVLAVALTAPAIVSRMAAGRIQREARARDLRVHWDHLQAGWDGRVAFRRLTLSSREGGDTLLVADSLAIGLSPMALLGLRVRVAAIGAARATVRLPRTRSVDADTLPPAGERRGRRDDPERAARLRRSAESLVRLLFTRTRELPALTLRDVSLQAPPGAEAFWSGLWLSWMESRPEGGGMRAAAVGAIRGENELPFEASLSHGANDRIRGGIKVGFPATDAAGPEEILLVLDGALKQDSRRGIVTVHDSTHLTLGKIALRLGAEVKREGPAVRLRLEALDVSQDQVRASLPAAVLGPLLDVSVEGTWDYRLALDLDLARPDSVEFVADVIPHGLALDPERTRLRLLGLESPFVATIHLPRGRRVSRDLSEANPFYRPLTAISPWLTSGVVTNEDGGFFRHRGFNTEAVKDAIAENLKAGAFRRGAGTITMQLARNLYLGHDRTLSRKFQEVVLAWILEHLTGVSKERLLEIYLNIIEWGPDVHGAGEAARYYFDRDPADLTVSEALFLTTLVPSPLRWRSRVDAKGTLRPWERAQMHFIGRAMVAKGWLPLEALPPTDSLHIELRGLARSAVFPVDTLPPLDLLQIPAGPAPR from the coding sequence GTGAGACGAGCCCTCGTCATCGCGGGCATCCTGGTCGCGATGGTTCTTGCCGTGGCGTTGACCGCCCCGGCCATCGTGAGCCGCATGGCCGCCGGCCGGATTCAGCGGGAAGCTCGGGCGCGCGACCTTCGCGTGCACTGGGATCATCTCCAGGCCGGATGGGACGGCCGTGTCGCGTTCCGGCGGCTGACGTTGTCGAGCCGGGAGGGCGGCGACACGCTGCTCGTCGCTGACTCGCTGGCCATCGGCCTTTCACCCATGGCGCTCCTCGGTCTTCGCGTCAGGGTCGCGGCGATCGGAGCGGCTCGAGCGACGGTTCGCCTGCCGCGCACCCGCTCGGTGGACGCCGACACGCTGCCGCCGGCCGGGGAACGCCGTGGACGGCGCGACGATCCCGAGCGAGCCGCGCGGCTCAGGCGCTCCGCGGAATCCCTGGTGCGGCTGCTCTTCACCAGGACGCGCGAGCTGCCAGCGCTCACGCTGCGGGATGTCTCGCTTCAGGCGCCTCCGGGCGCCGAGGCGTTCTGGAGCGGCTTGTGGCTGTCCTGGATGGAGTCACGCCCCGAGGGCGGAGGCATGCGCGCGGCCGCGGTCGGGGCGATTCGCGGAGAGAACGAGCTGCCGTTCGAAGCCTCGCTCAGCCACGGCGCGAACGATCGCATTCGTGGCGGCATCAAGGTGGGCTTCCCCGCCACGGACGCCGCCGGCCCCGAAGAGATCCTGCTCGTCCTCGACGGAGCGCTGAAGCAGGATTCCCGTCGGGGAATCGTGACGGTGCACGACTCCACGCATCTCACGCTCGGCAAGATCGCGCTGCGTCTCGGCGCGGAGGTGAAGCGCGAAGGCCCTGCCGTGCGGCTGCGCCTCGAGGCATTGGACGTTTCCCAGGATCAAGTGAGAGCCAGCCTGCCGGCTGCCGTGCTCGGGCCGTTGCTCGACGTGAGCGTGGAAGGGACCTGGGACTACCGGCTCGCGCTCGATCTGGATCTCGCCCGTCCCGATTCGGTGGAATTCGTCGCCGACGTGATCCCTCACGGCCTCGCGCTCGATCCCGAGCGCACCCGTCTGCGGCTTCTCGGGCTCGAGTCGCCGTTCGTGGCGACGATTCATCTCCCTCGCGGCCGGCGAGTGAGCCGGGATCTCTCCGAGGCCAATCCGTTCTACCGGCCGCTCACCGCGATCTCCCCGTGGCTTACGAGCGGCGTGGTGACCAACGAGGACGGGGGGTTCTTCCGGCACCGCGGATTCAACACGGAGGCGGTCAAGGACGCGATCGCCGAGAACCTGAAGGCGGGCGCGTTCCGCCGCGGCGCGGGCACCATCACCATGCAGCTCGCGCGCAACCTCTATCTCGGTCACGACCGCACGCTGTCGCGAAAATTCCAGGAGGTCGTGCTGGCGTGGATCCTCGAGCACCTGACCGGCGTGTCGAAGGAGCGACTGCTCGAGATCTACCTCAACATCATCGAGTGGGGCCCTGACGTCCACGGCGCGGGCGAGGCCGCTCGCTATTACTTCGATCGGGATCCCGCCGATCTCACCGTGAGCGAAGCGTTGTTCCTCACCACGCTGGTGCCTTCTCCGCTACGATGGCGCTCACGCGTGGATGCGAAGGGGACATTGCGTCCCTGGGAAAGAGCTCAGATGCACTTCATCGGCCGGGCGATGGTTGCCAAAGGCTGGCTTCCCCTCGAGGCACTGCCTCCCACCGATTCGCTGCACATCGAGCTGCGCGGACTGGCGCGCAGCGCCGTATTTCCGGTCGATACGCTCCCGCCGCTCGACTTGCTTCAAATTCCCGCCGGGCCGGCGCCGCGATAG
- a CDS encoding CPBP family intramembrane glutamic endopeptidase, with the protein MAGLISVFPHTSDSSLQFLVLGFLILAIGLVSLTHRRPQLPMASASGSRRALLYILVYTLCVTCFWRVLSPALLGREHSAWLLALGDVVFITLGMFAWVMAIAEPHSWREYGFHMDGAPRVALTLALGAAAAFLITQHPYGVIGSGRVHLTADSMVFAFLAATVGSALPEELLFRGYLQGSLQGRANRWARLMLPAVAFALYRSARFLPGVDITFGEWMKYVLGVALPLGMWWGLMRDLAGGSLWPSLASHFVTEFGTALASASPPN; encoded by the coding sequence TTGGCAGGCCTGATCTCGGTTTTCCCGCACACATCCGACTCGTCCCTTCAGTTCCTCGTTCTTGGGTTCCTGATCCTCGCCATCGGGCTGGTCTCGCTCACCCATCGGCGGCCGCAGCTTCCCATGGCGTCGGCTTCCGGCTCACGGCGCGCGCTGCTCTACATCCTGGTCTATACCCTTTGCGTCACCTGCTTTTGGCGGGTGCTGAGCCCGGCCCTCCTCGGCCGTGAGCACAGCGCCTGGCTGCTCGCCCTCGGCGACGTCGTCTTCATCACGCTCGGCATGTTCGCCTGGGTCATGGCGATCGCGGAGCCCCACAGCTGGCGAGAGTATGGCTTCCATATGGATGGAGCGCCGCGCGTTGCGCTCACGCTGGCATTGGGGGCGGCTGCAGCATTTCTGATCACCCAGCACCCCTACGGGGTAATTGGCTCCGGGAGGGTTCACCTGACCGCCGACAGCATGGTGTTCGCGTTCCTGGCGGCCACCGTGGGGTCTGCGCTGCCCGAGGAGCTGCTGTTCCGCGGCTACTTGCAGGGATCCTTGCAGGGGCGAGCCAACCGCTGGGCACGCCTGATGTTGCCGGCAGTCGCGTTCGCCCTGTATCGCTCGGCCCGGTTCCTCCCCGGGGTCGACATCACCTTTGGCGAGTGGATGAAATACGTTCTGGGCGTTGCCTTGCCTCTTGGCATGTGGTGGGGGCTGATGCGAGACTTGGCCGGCGGCTCTCTTTGGCCCTCTCTTGCATCCCATTTCGTGACCGAGTTCGGAACCGCGCTCGCCAGCGCTTCGCCTCCCAATTGA
- a CDS encoding pre-peptidase C-terminal domain-containing protein produces the protein MPRWFHRHALSLALVILMTGGASAEVDENQLQQYKRLQRHILLSEPAEKVEKIERRREQYREMKRQAKKGGKANRKAAAERSENATAGQRGKPFRPPTDLQLGSRLAPKSGESTRSRLSAITAPPNRLMNDRNGEPVGSCQSEVSIAAHDSNIVAAWNDGIGIYPIPAEDTQGFGYSTDGGLTWIDGGAVPNDGSFLWSSDPVVVVNEKTGVFHYCGLIDNPNTNVNGIAIVRGTFSGSTFTWDPPVVVRTFPNGSNLIDKQWLAVDSLSGNLYMTYSNFVLTGGVPTSNSIQFTRSTNGGATWSNPVTLSAGVDASLVQGSRPCVGPDGELYTVWHAIGQPINSPFGRDFFRVRKSTDGGASFGAQVTADSIFSNFSNGAPGFNRGIGITFPAIAVDRTNGPDRGRVYLSWNESLNFFNDPLPAPGQDPARREVEPNDAEPFITGSSPTPFTPGEILRGVISRPSSGGTSRGDWDYWRWNGNQGQTVIFYLDSLSASLDASFRIFCTDGSTNLAFSQNGTGGPALLVFTAPTTGVYYIRVASYQGASVGGYRILTTTNFPQNDRARDHRDIFSKSSTNGATWGPTRRVNDSPGYFDDWLPEVTVDGAGRVFIANYDWRDATNICGGGSNIYLYRSDDGGDNWIPGTRMTDVTTNWTLTYSTLMPNQGDYIGLTAVDSVIFLAWADGRDADPNDQLVDPDPDVYMTSTTLSCQSAPVALVSAVQLSDTVVVTWSAPQGFQATLSRRVDTGAFVDIGPVTADANDQIVYVDSGIAQGHTYTYRLEVQGFCQVFAGTASVLVPGPPAMPFGITLIRPNPSRHDVIVELQRRGTAPAYLELLDVTGRQINKVQVPCPAGLYCAVNITLGLTVKPGMYFVRLSEGSDESVKRVSIFP, from the coding sequence ATGCCTCGCTGGTTCCATCGCCATGCCCTCTCTCTGGCCCTCGTGATTCTCATGACCGGGGGGGCATCGGCCGAAGTCGATGAGAACCAGCTCCAGCAGTACAAGCGGCTGCAGCGGCACATTCTTCTGAGCGAGCCCGCCGAGAAGGTGGAGAAGATCGAGCGACGCCGGGAGCAATACCGCGAGATGAAGCGCCAGGCGAAGAAAGGCGGCAAGGCGAATCGGAAGGCCGCGGCCGAGCGCTCGGAGAACGCCACGGCAGGTCAGCGTGGCAAGCCCTTCCGGCCGCCGACCGATCTCCAGCTGGGCTCGCGTCTCGCCCCCAAGAGTGGCGAGTCCACGCGCTCCCGGTTGTCCGCGATCACGGCGCCGCCCAACCGGCTGATGAACGACCGCAACGGCGAGCCGGTCGGCTCCTGCCAGTCGGAAGTCTCGATCGCCGCGCACGACAGCAATATCGTCGCCGCCTGGAACGACGGCATCGGCATCTATCCCATACCCGCCGAAGACACTCAGGGGTTCGGCTATTCGACCGACGGCGGACTGACGTGGATCGACGGCGGAGCCGTGCCGAATGACGGCAGCTTCCTTTGGAGCAGCGACCCGGTCGTCGTGGTGAACGAGAAGACCGGTGTCTTCCATTACTGCGGACTCATCGACAACCCGAACACCAACGTGAACGGCATCGCGATCGTGCGCGGCACCTTCTCGGGCTCGACCTTCACCTGGGATCCGCCGGTGGTGGTGCGCACGTTCCCCAACGGCTCGAATCTCATCGACAAGCAATGGCTGGCGGTCGATTCGCTGAGCGGCAATCTGTACATGACGTACTCGAACTTCGTATTGACGGGCGGTGTCCCGACGTCCAACTCGATCCAGTTCACTCGCTCGACCAACGGCGGCGCGACCTGGAGCAATCCCGTCACGCTCTCGGCGGGCGTCGACGCGAGCCTGGTGCAGGGCTCGCGACCGTGCGTGGGGCCTGATGGGGAGCTCTACACGGTGTGGCACGCGATCGGGCAGCCCATCAATAGTCCCTTTGGCCGCGATTTCTTCCGCGTCCGCAAGTCGACGGATGGCGGCGCTTCGTTCGGCGCCCAGGTGACCGCCGACAGCATCTTCTCCAACTTCTCGAACGGCGCTCCAGGATTCAACCGAGGAATCGGCATCACCTTCCCGGCGATCGCGGTGGATCGCACCAACGGCCCGGATCGCGGGCGCGTGTACCTCAGCTGGAACGAGTCGCTCAATTTCTTCAACGATCCGCTGCCGGCCCCCGGTCAGGACCCGGCGCGTCGCGAGGTCGAGCCCAACGACGCGGAGCCCTTCATCACCGGATCCTCTCCCACGCCGTTCACCCCCGGCGAGATCCTCCGTGGCGTGATCTCACGCCCCAGCTCGGGCGGCACGAGCCGTGGCGACTGGGATTACTGGCGCTGGAACGGCAATCAGGGGCAGACCGTCATCTTCTATCTCGACTCGCTCTCGGCGAGCCTCGATGCATCCTTCCGGATCTTCTGCACCGATGGATCGACCAACCTCGCCTTCAGTCAGAACGGAACCGGCGGACCGGCGCTGCTGGTGTTCACCGCCCCCACGACCGGCGTGTATTACATCCGCGTCGCCTCGTATCAGGGCGCTTCGGTCGGTGGGTACCGGATCCTGACCACCACGAACTTCCCGCAGAACGATCGCGCGCGCGATCATCGCGACATCTTCTCCAAGTCATCCACCAATGGCGCCACGTGGGGGCCCACGAGGCGCGTCAACGACAGTCCGGGGTATTTCGACGACTGGCTGCCGGAGGTGACGGTCGACGGGGCCGGACGGGTCTTCATCGCCAACTACGACTGGCGTGACGCCACGAACATCTGCGGCGGCGGATCGAACATCTATCTCTACCGTTCGGACGACGGCGGCGACAACTGGATCCCCGGCACGCGCATGACCGACGTCACCACCAACTGGACGCTGACCTACAGCACGCTGATGCCGAACCAGGGCGACTACATTGGGCTGACGGCGGTGGACTCGGTGATCTTCCTCGCCTGGGCCGACGGCCGGGACGCCGATCCGAACGACCAGCTGGTCGACCCGGATCCCGACGTCTACATGACCTCGACCACGCTGAGCTGTCAGTCGGCGCCGGTGGCGCTGGTGAGTGCGGTCCAGCTGAGCGACACCGTCGTGGTGACCTGGTCCGCGCCTCAGGGTTTCCAGGCAACGCTCTCGCGCCGCGTCGACACCGGCGCCTTCGTCGATATCGGGCCAGTCACCGCCGACGCCAACGACCAGATCGTCTACGTCGACAGCGGCATCGCGCAGGGCCATACCTACACCTACCGGCTCGAGGTCCAGGGCTTCTGCCAGGTCTTCGCGGGAACGGCGTCGGTCCTGGTCCCGGGACCCCCGGCGATGCCGTTCGGCATCACGCTGATCCGACCGAATCCCAGCCGACACGACGTCATCGTCGAGCTTCAGAGGCGTGGAACGGCGCCGGCCTACCTCGAGCTGCTCGACGTCACCGGCCGCCAGATCAACAAGGTCCAGGTCCCCTGTCCGGCGGGTCTCTACTGCGCCGTCAACATCACCCTCGGCCTCACCGTCAAGCCAGGGATGTACTTCGTCCGGCTGAGCGAGGGATCCGACGAGTCGGTGAAGCGGGTGAGCATCTTCCCGTGA
- a CDS encoding M14 family metallopeptidase, whose protein sequence is MSRSRFRLRHTATATLLAAAWLLSPSPSRTQGTSDWQTHAERTQFRETGDYAEAIDFCRRLERASPWVKLVTYGTSGQGRALPLLVVSKDRAFTPEAARRVGKPIILVQNGIHSGEIEGKDASLALIRDIAVTRSRAALLDHATLLVLPIFSVDAHERRSRFNRINQNGPEQMGWRSTPIGLNLNRDYLKAEAPEMKAMLGQVFTRWWPHLLVDNHTTDGADYRYDLTYGIDRGPSVPQAVQRWTEEALVGRVMPNLEAMGHVVAPYLGFRRWHDPRSGIDLGSSPPRFSTGYASIQCRPGLLVETHMLKSYESRVKATYDLMVALLTEVNAHPEALRNAVATAEAQVLARGRELDPARRAVVLRSLPSGKAETMPYRGIEARETWSEIAAAPVPRFTGAPWDTVIPVYREQIPALSITQPAGYLVPREWTIVAEKLDLHGVRYRRFAKAWVDSVELQQVLEWNAERLSEGHRPIAVSRVALRKAQRTFREGDLWIPLNQRGALVAMHLLEAQAPDGLMRWNAFDTVFERKEFAERYVMEPLARRMMEKDPALADSFRAQVKRDSVFARDPDARLDYFFRRSPWADPDQDVHPASRALRTPPESVLKK, encoded by the coding sequence GTGAGCCGGTCGCGATTTCGACTCCGCCACACCGCAACCGCCACCTTGCTTGCTGCCGCGTGGCTGCTTTCCCCTTCGCCGTCGCGGACGCAGGGCACGAGCGACTGGCAGACGCACGCCGAGCGCACGCAATTCCGCGAGACCGGCGATTATGCCGAGGCGATCGACTTCTGCCGGCGCCTCGAGCGCGCTTCGCCATGGGTGAAGCTCGTCACCTACGGCACGAGCGGGCAGGGGCGCGCGCTGCCTCTGCTCGTGGTCTCGAAGGATCGCGCCTTCACGCCCGAGGCGGCGCGCCGCGTGGGCAAGCCGATCATCCTCGTGCAGAACGGCATCCACTCCGGGGAGATCGAGGGCAAGGACGCCAGCCTGGCGCTGATCCGCGACATCGCGGTCACCCGGTCACGGGCCGCCCTGCTCGACCATGCCACGCTGCTCGTGCTGCCGATCTTCTCGGTCGATGCCCACGAGCGCCGGAGCCGCTTCAACCGGATCAACCAGAACGGGCCCGAGCAGATGGGATGGCGCTCGACGCCGATCGGCCTCAACCTGAATCGCGATTACCTCAAGGCCGAGGCGCCGGAGATGAAAGCCATGCTCGGCCAGGTGTTCACCCGGTGGTGGCCGCACCTGCTGGTCGACAATCACACCACCGACGGCGCCGACTATCGCTACGACCTGACGTACGGCATCGATCGCGGACCCTCGGTGCCGCAGGCGGTGCAGCGCTGGACGGAAGAGGCGCTGGTCGGCCGCGTGATGCCGAACCTGGAGGCGATGGGGCACGTGGTCGCTCCGTATCTCGGCTTCCGGCGCTGGCACGATCCACGGAGCGGCATCGACCTGGGCTCGTCGCCGCCGCGCTTCTCGACGGGCTACGCCAGCATCCAGTGCCGCCCCGGTCTCCTGGTCGAGACGCACATGCTCAAGTCCTACGAGTCGCGGGTGAAGGCCACCTACGACCTCATGGTGGCGCTGCTCACGGAGGTGAATGCGCACCCGGAAGCATTGAGAAACGCGGTCGCCACCGCGGAGGCGCAAGTGTTGGCGCGAGGCCGTGAGCTGGATCCCGCGCGGCGCGCCGTGGTGTTGCGCTCGCTGCCGAGCGGCAAGGCCGAAACGATGCCGTACCGCGGCATCGAGGCCCGGGAGACGTGGAGCGAAATCGCCGCCGCGCCGGTCCCTCGCTTCACGGGGGCGCCCTGGGACACGGTGATTCCGGTCTACCGCGAACAGATCCCGGCGCTGTCGATCACCCAGCCCGCCGGTTACCTGGTGCCGCGCGAGTGGACGATCGTCGCCGAGAAGCTCGACCTCCACGGCGTGCGCTACCGGCGCTTCGCCAAGGCCTGGGTGGACTCGGTGGAGCTGCAGCAGGTCCTCGAGTGGAACGCCGAGCGCCTGAGCGAGGGACATCGTCCGATCGCCGTCAGCCGGGTCGCGCTGCGAAAGGCGCAGCGGACATTCCGGGAAGGCGATCTCTGGATCCCTCTGAATCAGCGCGGCGCGCTGGTGGCGATGCATCTGCTCGAAGCCCAGGCGCCGGACGGCCTCATGCGATGGAACGCGTTCGACACGGTCTTCGAGCGCAAGGAGTTCGCCGAGCGCTACGTCATGGAGCCGCTGGCGCGACGAATGATGGAGAAGGACCCGGCGCTCGCCGATTCCTTCCGCGCGCAGGTGAAGCGGGATTCGGTGTTCGCGCGCGACCCGGATGCGCGGCTCGACTACTTCTTTCGCCGATCACCGTGGGCCGATCCGGATCAGGACGTCCACCCGGCCTCGCGCGCGCTGCGCACGCCGCCCGAGAGCGTGCTGAAGAAGTAG
- a CDS encoding thermonuclease family protein: MVRFTALALCATSLFAPIGRSETTPEVARAASRPHGVRQRVDEGRIRIMDGDTAEISWSQAEKETVRVLGIDTPELFVRGARARRPAAPRGFNVAGVEARGFARGAFAMARDVELLRAATLDRYGRTLGYFFLDGRNYSALALRAGVASETVSRYGDNGFPREAEEVRQASRARRGR, from the coding sequence ATGGTCCGTTTCACGGCGCTGGCCCTGTGCGCGACGTCGCTGTTCGCGCCCATCGGTCGTTCCGAGACGACTCCAGAGGTCGCCCGAGCGGCCTCGCGTCCTCATGGCGTTCGCCAGCGCGTGGACGAGGGGCGCATTCGGATCATGGACGGGGACACGGCGGAGATCTCGTGGAGCCAGGCCGAGAAGGAGACGGTCCGCGTGCTGGGGATCGACACGCCCGAGCTGTTCGTGCGCGGCGCGCGGGCACGCAGACCCGCGGCGCCTCGCGGCTTCAACGTGGCCGGGGTCGAGGCTCGCGGGTTCGCGCGCGGCGCCTTCGCGATGGCGCGCGACGTGGAGCTCCTGCGAGCCGCCACGCTGGACCGCTACGGTCGAACGCTCGGCTACTTCTTTCTCGACGGCCGAAACTATTCGGCGCTCGCTCTGCGCGCCGGTGTGGCGAGCGAGACCGTGTCCCGCTACGGCGACAATGGCTTTCCGCGCGAGGCCGAGGAGGTCCGGCAGGCGTCGCGCGCTCGCCGGGGGCGCTGA
- a CDS encoding AIR synthase family protein: MADRSAVSLGKIGPEAFDRWIAPHLGASRGEVLVGPRAGYDGAIVRVGAGRVMAITTDPLSLVPALGPEDSARLACRLLASDAWASGIPPAFATCSFHFPPDLPDPTIGAYLEAMHAEWRRLEVAVVAGHTGRYEGCGLTIVGAGTLIGLGDEGRYLSPAFVQTGDRILVTKGCAIEATAIAARLFPERLAAVLDEAGLERARGLLEQVSVVEDCRALIHVGVRDRGVTCLHDATEGGVLGGLVELARASGNELRVEKSKIPLSQEARAACEVFGIDPYWTLSEGTLLATVRPAHVADALASLSEAGIVVADIGEVIGKGGKLWLTEFDGGVRPLSIPESDPYWAAYGRAVREGWK, from the coding sequence ATGGCGGACCGCTCCGCTGTCTCGCTCGGCAAGATCGGACCCGAAGCGTTCGACCGCTGGATCGCGCCGCATCTCGGAGCTTCGCGCGGCGAAGTGCTGGTCGGTCCCCGCGCCGGCTACGACGGCGCCATCGTTCGTGTCGGCGCCGGCCGCGTGATGGCGATCACCACCGATCCGCTGTCGCTGGTGCCCGCGCTGGGACCCGAGGATTCCGCCCGGCTTGCCTGCCGGTTGCTCGCTTCCGACGCCTGGGCCAGCGGCATTCCCCCGGCGTTCGCGACCTGCAGCTTTCACTTCCCGCCTGATCTGCCCGACCCCACGATCGGCGCCTATCTCGAGGCCATGCACGCGGAGTGGCGGCGGCTCGAGGTGGCGGTGGTCGCGGGGCACACCGGGCGTTACGAAGGCTGCGGCCTCACCATCGTGGGCGCCGGCACGCTGATCGGCCTGGGTGACGAGGGCCGCTACCTGTCGCCGGCCTTCGTCCAGACCGGTGATCGCATCCTCGTGACCAAAGGCTGCGCGATCGAGGCTACGGCGATCGCGGCGCGCCTGTTTCCAGAACGGCTCGCAGCGGTCCTGGACGAAGCCGGCCTCGAGCGGGCGCGCGGCCTCCTCGAACAGGTCAGCGTGGTGGAGGACTGCCGCGCACTGATCCATGTCGGCGTTCGCGACCGCGGCGTGACGTGCCTTCATGACGCCACCGAAGGCGGCGTCCTGGGCGGTCTCGTGGAGCTCGCCAGGGCTTCGGGCAACGAGCTGCGTGTCGAGAAGTCGAAGATTCCGCTGTCGCAGGAGGCCCGCGCGGCGTGCGAAGTCTTCGGCATCGATCCGTACTGGACGCTCTCGGAAGGAACGCTTCTGGCGACGGTGCGGCCGGCGCATGTTGCGGATGCGCTGGCTTCGCTCTCGGAAGCGGGGATCGTCGTCGCCGATATCGGGGAAGTGATCGGCAAGGGCGGGAAGCTCTGGCTGACGGAGTTCGACGGTGGTGTTAGGCCGTTGAGCATTCCCGAATCCGATCCCTACTGGGCGGCCTACGGCCGCGCCGTGCGCGAAGGTTGGAAATGA
- a CDS encoding DUF4382 domain-containing protein: protein MNTKRFLAVLAALVAMAGLAGCSDNDDDGVGPTTGRLQVQLTDAATVLEEVNIVVTEIAVHRSGSDTTSWEVIRDDSTTVDVLTLQNGVIRQLAVANVPSGRYTQIRLKVGAGSTVVDDGVTHPLVIPSGFTSGIKILGNFDVPAGGTSDLTLDFDARRSVHMTGAGVYMLRPVIRMVVNRATTAGTIIGRLQPDSTAAYVYAIRSGTDTVQTARAALSGQFILSTLPVGTYTVAIDPDTAYRDTVRTSVNVTAGATTNVGDIVLTHEPVAAPVVATRRRH from the coding sequence GTGAATACGAAGCGCTTCCTTGCGGTTCTGGCAGCCCTGGTCGCCATGGCCGGGCTTGCCGGTTGTTCGGACAACGATGATGACGGCGTCGGGCCGACCACCGGACGCCTGCAAGTCCAGCTCACTGACGCGGCCACGGTGCTCGAGGAGGTCAACATCGTCGTGACCGAGATCGCGGTCCACCGATCGGGCTCCGACACCACCTCCTGGGAGGTGATTCGAGACGACAGCACCACGGTCGACGTGCTGACGCTGCAAAACGGCGTCATCCGTCAGCTGGCGGTGGCGAACGTCCCTTCGGGACGCTATACGCAGATCCGACTGAAGGTCGGAGCCGGCTCCACGGTGGTGGACGATGGCGTGACCCACCCGCTCGTCATTCCGAGTGGATTCACGAGCGGCATCAAGATCCTCGGCAACTTCGACGTGCCGGCGGGCGGCACCTCCGATCTGACCCTCGACTTCGACGCCCGTCGCTCGGTGCACATGACGGGGGCCGGCGTCTACATGCTGCGGCCGGTCATCCGGATGGTCGTGAATCGCGCGACGACCGCGGGCACGATCATTGGACGCCTGCAGCCGGACAGCACCGCCGCCTATGTCTACGCCATCCGCTCCGGGACGGACACCGTTCAGACCGCGCGGGCGGCTCTGAGCGGACAGTTCATCCTGAGCACGCTGCCGGTCGGGACCTACACGGTCGCCATCGATCCGGACACTGCCTACCGCGACACGGTGCGTACGAGCGTGAACGTCACGGCCGGAGCGACGACCAATGTGGGAGACATCGTGCTCACGCACGAGCCGGTGGCAGCTCCCGTGGTGGCCACGCGACGCCGGCACTGA
- a CDS encoding DUF4382 domain-containing protein yields the protein MHIERFIPRLAALFLLLALASCSSDPTAGKLGHVTVQLTDAPGDYEQVNLVVTGVSIHRGDEEDSGGWESLTLDSTTVYDLLELRNGVFAQLAEGDVPAGHYTQIRLHLGAGSNVVIDGTTHALTVPSGMQSGYKLVGEFDVPAGGGVELTLDFDAARSIHRTGNGRYMLRPTVRVIVNQVATTGNIIGHLLPEGVDATIYAVSGPDTVQTTVAGADGRFDLAALLPGSYSVAIHPEAAYRDTTLTDVAVSAGATTDVGDVELTPVATGTAGMAGSLR from the coding sequence GTGCACATCGAACGCTTCATCCCCCGGCTCGCGGCGCTCTTTCTCCTCCTGGCGCTCGCGAGTTGCTCCAGCGATCCCACGGCCGGCAAGCTCGGCCACGTCACCGTCCAGCTCACCGACGCCCCGGGCGATTACGAGCAGGTCAATCTCGTCGTGACCGGAGTGTCCATTCATCGAGGCGATGAAGAGGACAGCGGCGGCTGGGAGTCTTTGACTCTCGACTCCACCACGGTCTACGACCTGCTCGAGCTGCGAAACGGCGTCTTTGCCCAGCTCGCGGAAGGTGACGTTCCCGCCGGGCATTACACGCAGATCCGGCTGCATCTCGGCGCGGGCTCGAACGTGGTGATCGACGGGACCACGCATGCGCTCACGGTCCCGAGCGGCATGCAGAGCGGTTACAAGCTGGTCGGCGAGTTCGACGTCCCGGCCGGCGGCGGAGTCGAGCTGACCCTCGACTTCGATGCCGCGCGCTCGATCCATCGCACCGGCAATGGCCGCTACATGCTGAGACCCACGGTGCGTGTGATCGTCAATCAGGTCGCCACCACCGGCAACATCATCGGTCACCTGCTGCCGGAAGGCGTCGACGCGACCATCTACGCCGTCTCCGGACCCGATACGGTGCAGACCACGGTGGCGGGAGCGGACGGGCGCTTCGACCTGGCCGCGCTGCTGCCCGGCAGCTACTCGGTGGCCATTCATCCCGAAGCGGCGTACCGCGACACCACGCTCACCGACGTGGCGGTCTCCGCGGGCGCTACCACGGACGTCGGCGATGTCGAGCTGACCCCGGTCGCCACGGGAACCGCGGGGATGGCCGGCAGTCTGAGATAG